AGGTTCTACACCTACGACAGGCATCTGAGGCAGAGATGAGCTCCACTGCTGGCTTGGAGAAAGTTCAGTTTCTTCAGGAAGATCTCCAGTCTGTGTTGGTACTCCCTGCTGATCTGGATAAGGTTCAACATTTTCAGCAGGGGCTGGATGTTGTTCTGGAAACCCACTCTTCACATGAATTTGTGGAAATTGAGTGGGAGCCTCTTCCTGAGCTGGAGATGGTTCTCCCTCCTCAGAGGCCTGTGGATACTGGGTTGGGGCCTCCTGCTGGGTTGAAGAAGGTTTAGCTTTCTCAGGAGTCTGTGCATGATGATCCTGGCTCTCCTCCTGTATTGAGGAAGGTTCACCCTCCTCAGGGATTTGTGGAAGCTCAGCAGGGCCTCCTGCTGGGGTGGAGAAGGTTCCTTCTCTTCCTGAGTCCCTGGAAGTTGAGCCAGGGCCTCCTCCTGGGTTGAAGGTGATTCACCCTCCTCAGGAGCCTGTGAATCCTGAGCCAGGGTGTCCTGCTGGGTTGTGGAAGGTTTAACCTCTCCAGGGGTCTGAACAGGGGTCTCCTGCTGTGTTGGAGGTTTCTCCTGTGTGGGAGATTCTGGGGACTCAGTTGGAGTCTCCTGTTGAAATGGCAAATGTTCATTCTCCTCAGGGGACTGTGGAGGCAGAGTTGGGGCTTCATGCTGGGTTGCAAAAGGTTCCACATTAAGGGGCACAGAGGGCTGAGTGACAGACTCACGTTGAACTGGCAAAGGTCCCACCTCTGTAGTGGGTTCTGGTGTTACAGTAACCTGCACGCCTGCAGGTTTAACAGTGATATTGGGCAGGTTTAACTGTTGAACCTGATGGTGACCTGGAGGTGCAACTTTCACCTCATGATGCTCTAGAGGTTGAGCTGGGTGCTCCTGCTGGGTTGGAATAGGTTCCACCTCCCCCAAAGACAGCTCTGGTGGCTGAGCTGGTTGTTCTTGCAGGATTGCAGGCTCAGCCTTCTTGGGGTGCTGTGGAGGCTGAGTCACAGTTACAGTAAGTGCCAAATCTACAGGTTTAACAGTGACATTGTGTAATTTTGGCCGCTGAGCTTCATTCTGACTCAGAGATGGCACATTTACCTCCTGAGGTGGTACCTTCTCCTCTGGTGGCTGAGCTGGGGCCTCCTGAGGGGTCCAAGGTTCTACTTCCTCAGGTGCCTCTGTAGGTTGAGCTGAGGCTTCCTGTTGGACTTCAGGGGTACTTGAAGGTTCAGCTGGGGCCTCCTGTGGGCTTACAGAATTTCCAGCTTCCTTAAGGATCTCTGGAGGCTGAGATAGAGCGTCCTGAAGAAGTGGAGGTGTTTCTGTCTCTTCAGGGGACTCTGGATGCTTGGCCTGGGCCTCCACTCCAGGCACAAAAGGTTCAGGTTCCTCTACAGTGGACTGGAGAGGTCCTGCAGGGGTCTCCTGCAGGAGTGAAGAAATTTCAAGCTCCTCAGGGAGCTCTGGGGGTTGATCTGGTCCCCCTGGGAAATCCATTGGTCGGTTTTCCTCAGGGTATATGATATCCATACCAGAATCTGAATAATCGTCCTGCAGTTGTTCTAGGAGCTCTTTATTTGCAAATTGGTTTGGAGTTCCAATAACAACTTTGGCAAGCCTTCGATGCTGAACTAGATCTTTGTCCAGGTTTGGGGatgaaacaaaaaactttctttggttttaaacCCTGACTGTCCAGAGGTGGAGCAAGTATTTCCAATGACTGGTGATCTTCTGGCTCATCTCCAGTTTTCATCTTACTTTTGAGTGGAGGAGGTAGAACTATGGCCTGATTCTCATCACCCAACGCTTGGAACCACTTGTAAGAGCCTTTCGTGCAGGGTTGGCTTGTCATTCAGATTACTGATCTGTCTCTGGGGGCAGCTCACCATTTGAATCCGTGTCCAGGAATGGAACCAAAGTCTCAGTCAACTGCTTAGGCGGGGCCGATATCTGGGCTGGAGCAGAGGACCTCAAGTTATTAAAGCCCCCCCCCGCCTCTGCGGGGCGGGTAAGTGCCTGGAGCGATTCATGCAGGAGTTCAGAAGAGTGCGAAGACCAGGGTTTCCGGGGGTTCCGGGGGTTTCCGGGGATCTCGAGGGCCGGAGGTCCGACGGGCCCACGCCGGAAGCGGAGCTTCCTGGCCAACAACCACGACGGTTGccaggtaaaaagaaacaaaagggagaGGCAAAGCCTGGACATGATACTCTGCGGAGCAGAGACCCAAGCCAGTGGGGCGCTCGGTCTCGCCAGAGAAACCGAAATGTTCAGGGAGCCCGGTGACGCCCCCCATTGTTAGCAACtgcgcgcccctcccccgcctgcGTCCCACCCTTTATTTACGCCACCTTTGTGAGCTTGGCACAGCTGGGGTGCGGCTGGGCTCCGAAGCCCCTGGTTCAAGCCTCTTCCCCAGAATCCCCAGGCCAAGCCTCCCTTCCCCTGCAAGGCCACCACTACCTCCCGCCCGAGCTACAGGGAAGGATTTGGGCTGCTGGAGTCTGCAAGGACCCAGACTCCAGCCGCTCTGAGGTGTAGGGTCGGGGGTGTGGAGCAGTTTCCCCAGGAAGCAGAAGACCTGGCGTCCCGGAGATTCAAAATGCTAGTCCACTTCTGGCGGATCGAACTTGTCCTCTTCAAAGCTTAAATCCGAGACacattcctcctccccctggctgTACTGCTTCTAAGAAAAGAGGCTGACCTGAAGAATAAGCACAgggacagtggggaggggagcacaCTTCACGGTTACTCTGAATGTTGCCATTTCCTCTAAGTTCTCCCATCcgagtactaaccaggcccgaccctgcttagcttccgagatcagacgagatcgggcgcgttcagggtggtatggcccgTAGACTCCTCTAAGTTCTCAATACGCATGTCTGAGTTTTAATTCACTACTGTGTTAGGAGGAGGCTACCTACCACTGAATCAGCGATGGCTCCAAATCCTGTGGGAGGGCTTGggggcatggggggaggggagaggtgagcAATTCATTCTGGGAGTGAGAGTCTGAAACCAAGGGACTAGCCTCCGTTTACATTAGGATGGAAAACTTCCGCGTCCCACCTACACTCAACACACCCTGTCAATCTAGAACGAGTAACCTTGAGGTCTACCCTGTGTGCACGCATGGAGAAGGCACTTAAAATGTTTGAGGTCAGCATGTTAAACTTTCTGGAAATACTGTAACTAGCGCCCCGTTTACTTCCTTCACTGTCCTTTCTATAATCTCTTTCATTTTAGTCCGTGTTTATGGGCTGGCACAAGCTCTGGAGAACgtaggtttttgtttgctttgctttcaaggatttatttattcagagagacagaggcagagacacaggctgaggaagaagcaggctccatgcagggagcccgacgcggaactcgatccgggtctccaggatcacaccctgggctgcaggccgcaCTAACCCGCTGCGCCGCCAGGGCTGTTGGAGAGAACGGATTTTATCCTATTCCCAGTGTCTAGCACATACTCTGGTTTTTAAATGGAACTAATTCCATAACTGGTCTTATTTAGGAATGGATCTGTTGTTAGAGTCAGGTTTCTGAAATCTATAGCATCAATACtgaatctctttctctcacatttcaCAGGAAGCTAGACTTCTTAAAGTGTAAACTTGGATAAGTCTGAAATTTCCTTGACTGGCTTGATTTAAATTGAATTAGAAGAATTTTTGCACAGACAAaacttcaaatgctttttcagaaAGTAACCATCTTTTCATTCTCTACTCTCTTCCCTTCAAAACAAATGTTTGCAACTTCGGAGTTAGTTAAATAATCAGAATTCTAGCCCCAAATTAAGTTCTTAATGACATGAAACACATTCTTTgctcctattatttatttttttttttaacattcaattATAGAACATTGGCATCTTTATTTTAGAACTTACTTTGTCAACTTAATCCCTAATTCAGGGTTAGGGTTACAGAAAagttcttcaacaaaatatttcatacaagATGTCTATGTGATACTGATATCTGGGTAATATACCTTATttgaaagacaattaaaaaaatattttatttattcatgagagccacacagagccctgaggggagcctgatgtgggactccatctcaggaccctgggatcaggccccaaacccaaggcagatgctcaaccactgagtcactcaggtgtcccaatgcACATAAAGGTTTTCAAATGCTGTAGCATCATCTCACTTAAGGCCATAGTTACTCTGTTCCCAAGTCCCTGAGATTCTGTTTGAGGGGAGCGCTAAAAGGCTGTGTCCTCTTCTATGTCCACAACTATAGGAGCACTCTGATGCAATTGGCTCTCCAAATTTCAAATAAGGGGTCAGAGCCAAGGGCCAAGACTTCAAGAAAAGCCCCAGAAATTCCCTGCACTCAAAAGCAGTTTCAGAGTTTCACATTTCCCAAAAGATGACAGAGCTAACTATAGTCTTCCAAATCCTGTCAGTTGCTTTAAATTATGgttatagtatagtatagtatagctGTGGAACCCTTGAGCTTTAATAACCAGGTGCTTGAATTAAATCATGTAGCTCCTCTTGGGTTCTGGCATCTGTAATCTCTTCACACTGTCTGTATTCCACAGCTATTTTACCACTTTCTGTAATAAAGTTAACGAGGATCAATTCAGAGTTTTTCTTGTTCTAAAATGTGctgtactgggtgttatgctatatgttggcaaactgaactccaataaaaaaaataaaaatgagattgcTGTATACAATAATAGAACCCATCATTAgatattcttttgaaatttaaaagcagaaaataaagcattttcctAGAAGTTTTCTCATCTCACACTTCTGTTTTTatcataactatttttttaaagactttatttgagagagagagagaaagggaaggagagagagagtgtgagcacataagcagggggaggggtagagggagagataaaagcagactccccactgaacaagggaGTCtgactgtggggcttgatcccaggaccctgggatcatgacctgaactaaaggcagacacttaactcactgagccaccaaggcactcctctatctcagtgtttttttttaatttttatttatttatgatagtcacacagagagagagagagagagagagagagagacagagacacaggcagagggagaagcaggctccatgcgccgggagcccgacgtgggattcgatcccaggtctccaggatcgcgccccgggccaaaggcaggcgccaaaccgctgcgccacccagggatccctctatctcagtttttttttttttttttttgttctagaatttaattttattgtagtaCATTAAGAGTCATGTATGCCAGGAAAGCCAGTAATATTCATAAGCTTAGTAGTTCACCACAGTTTTAGAAAGCACATAATACATTCAAATAAGGCATTACAGAAAGTTTTGTAAAGAATTAAATGTGTCCtgcaatcctttttaaaaaaagccttggTCCATTCTGAAAGATcaacattgaatttttaaaaatcaaaagaaaagttttttcccACAAAAATACACGAAGAACCACTTGCTGGCATTTATATTTTGAGTGCCTGGGATAACAGGCCGGTGTTCAAAGGCAGTTCATAACAGGTTGTACCAGGACTCGTTGCATCTGATTTAGCACCAAGTAAGAGTAAATATCCCACTGAAGATGTAGCTGATTTTTTCATCCACCTCTCATCGCCCCACTCTTCCTGCCAGGCCACAGGACATAAGCACGCATCCTTGTTGCCCTACGAAGAAATCAAATTCTCTTCGCTTTTAAAGGGCTACTTACTCAGGCTACACACACAGGTGGAGTTCTTGCCCTGCTGACGGTGGCAGGGAAAGCCAGCAGCTGCCCGCTGCTTTCACTAGGAATAAAGTCCTTCAACAAACTCAGTTACCTTCCTGGTCCTTTTTAACCTCTCATGTAAATCCTTTTAATTGCTACTAATTTGATTAGTTTACTAATTGATTGTTTACTAATTATGATTGTTAAGCATGTCAGGGAAATTCTCCCCAGGCATAGCTGATCTATTTCTACTTCCTGAGGACCCAGTATGCTTGCTTTTATGTAGGGCCATgggtttgcttttcttcttgtattttgtCACTCATCACAGCAGATTTTACATAGTGATCAAAAAGAGAAACTGGCAAGTAGATCCTAAAGCACATACTTATACTTCTAACCTGAGCAATAATCTGAAAACACAAGACTAATTACATTTTCTGTTGATAATTCAACCTCAGTGCTTTTGTAAGAACTTCCAGTGTCAATttctaataaatcatttttttcaatacaCATGTTCTCAAAACCTGTCACAGGAAAGTAATATTTTCCTATATGCTAATTTAACACAATTTTATAGCAGACTGAAAATTCTGAATAAACTGAAAGTTTGTTTATGAcataataaatacagtatatacggttaagtttttaagtttcttaCTGTAAAGGCAACAGTGAATTTGCATCCTGAAACTAATCTGCATATCTGGTTGCTTGTTTTCTAGAATTTGATAGTGTTTCACAAAACCATGTACCACAGTGCTAACGATGCTGGGTTTTGGCATCAGTCTACAACACATTTCTCTGATGAGCTACTTTACCGAGTGACATGGAAATGTTTTTAGCTTctccaaagaataagaaaattttttatcAACCACTTAAGTCTTCTGAACAAAAGTTAATATTACTACCAATTGCTCTTTTAATTAGGACAtctgatgtttttaaattacataccCATAGAAGATACCCTGGGTAGACAAAAAGATGAATCTTAGTATCGGACTCATTTGGCCCATTCTTAATTTCCAGAATGAAATCAGTAGaagtgaaactaatataattttcaaagaattcatACATGCCAGTCTCAGAACACGGAGCTTCTAAATGCACAGGTGAGGAGTCTCTGCTCATCTTACTGGTGATGTACACTTTTCCTCATGGAGTAACCGATGCTTTCTGGTTTATTTGTGGAACTTTTGTTTGTAGGAAAGCATACACATGGGGCCAGATCTTGTTGGTTTCTGTTCCAGAGAAGGTTTCCAATACTCCCTTTTTCCGGTAATATTCCAGGACCGGCTGTGTTTGGACTTCATAAGCCTTGAGTCTCTTGACAACCGTCTCTGGCTTGTCATCATCCCGCTGAATGAGAGGCTCCCCTGTCAGGTCATCAATGCCCACGGCTTTGGGAGGGTTGAATTCGATGTTGTAGACTCGGCCGCTGGCCGGATGAATCCAGCGCGCGGTGAGACGCTGCTTAATGACTTCAAAGGGCACGTTCAGATTAATCACTGTGTCTATCTGATAAGCTCCGTCCAGGGCTTCTGCCTGTGGAAGTGTCCTTGGAAAACCATCCAATAGCCAGCTATATTGGGTGAGGTTTTTCAGCTCATGAAGGGCCAGCCGAGTCATGACACCATCCGGGATGAGCTTCCCTTGGTCAATGAAAGTCTTGGCTAACACACCAATTTCTGTGCCCCGAAGCATGTTGTCCCGGAGCAGGTCCCCGCTGGAGAGGTGCTTCAGCGCGAAGTGCTTGGTGATGCGCGACGACACGGTGCCCTTGCCGGAGCCCGGCGCCCCCATGATCACGGCGCGCAGCAGCCGCGCGGACGCCCCCATGGCCgccgggagccggggcgggggctcCGGCCTGGCTGCGCGCTCGCGGGGCTGCGCCgtgcggggcggcgggcggaCAGCGCTGCGCGCAGGGGGCGGGCGCGGCGCCCGGGCGCTCCCGGAAGTCtctatctcagtttttaaaaagatttgagagagagagagagagagagagagagagagaatgtatgtgaGGGCActggtaggg
Above is a genomic segment from Canis lupus familiaris isolate Mischka breed German Shepherd unplaced genomic scaffold, alternate assembly UU_Cfam_GSD_1.0 chrUn_S1928H2127, whole genome shotgun sequence containing:
- the LOC119878804 gene encoding leucine-rich repeat-containing protein 37A3-like, with amino-acid sequence MDIIYPEENRPMDFPGGPDQPPELPEELEISSLLQETPAGPLQSTVEEPEPFVPGVEAQAKHPESPEETETPPLLQDALSQPPEILKEAGNSVSPQEAPAEPSSTPEVQQEASAQPTEAPEEVEPWTPQEAPAQPPEEKVPPQEVNVPSLSQNEAQRPKLHNVTVKPVDLALTVTVTQPPQHPKKAEPAILQEQPAQPPELSLGEVEPIPTQQEHPAQPLEHHEVKVAPPGHHQVQQLNLPNITVKPAGVQVTVTPEPTTEVGPLPVQRESVTQPSVPLNVEPFATQHEAPTLPPQSPEENEHLPFQQETPTESPESPTQEKPPTQQETPVQTPGEVKPSTTQQDTLAQDSQAPEEGESPSTQEEALAQLPGTQEEKEPSPPQQEALLSFHKSLRRVNLPQYRRRARIIMHRLLRKLNLLQPSRRPQPSIHRPLRRENHLQLRKRLPLNFHKFM
- the LOC119878805 gene encoding GTP:AMP phosphotransferase AK3, mitochondrial-like, with translation MGASARLLRAVIMGAPGSGKGTVSSRITKHFALKHLSSGDLLRDNMLRGTEIGVLAKTFIDQGKLIPDGVMTRLALHELKNLTQYSWLLDGFPRTLPQAEALDGAYQIDTVINLNVPFEVIKQRLTARWIHPASGRVYNIEFNPPKAVGIDDLTGEPLIQRDDDKPETVVKRLKAYEVQTQPVLEYYRKKGVLETFSGTETNKIWPHVYAFLQTKVPQINQKASVTP